One genomic region from Bradyrhizobium icense encodes:
- a CDS encoding thioesterase II family protein produces the protein MRLLCLPYSGGSAMLYARWRRLLPSWIDVRPVEWPGRGARMDEPLATDPHALAWQLAAELHAQLDRPYALFGHSLGALIAFELAHFLRDRGAPAPAILFASGAEAPAVRDGSKWRLPLSDEALLKELRDLQGTPDEALSNAELMRSALPVLRADFLMCGVYVYRRRHPLSCPVHVFGGADDETSRESLQAWRQETSAEFTLDVLPGHHFFIHTQQAELLGLIGSALARRSGRSIGSHRSEDHERILRPATH, from the coding sequence ATGCGGCTTCTTTGTCTGCCTTACTCCGGCGGCAGCGCCATGCTCTATGCGCGGTGGCGCAGGCTTTTGCCGTCATGGATCGATGTCCGGCCGGTGGAGTGGCCAGGGCGCGGCGCACGCATGGACGAGCCGCTGGCGACCGACCCGCACGCGCTTGCATGGCAACTGGCTGCCGAACTTCACGCGCAGCTTGATCGTCCCTATGCACTGTTCGGGCATAGCCTCGGCGCGCTGATTGCGTTCGAACTCGCGCATTTCCTGCGTGATCGCGGCGCGCCCGCGCCGGCCATTCTCTTTGCCTCGGGCGCCGAGGCGCCGGCCGTTCGAGACGGCAGCAAATGGCGCCTGCCATTGAGCGACGAGGCGTTGCTGAAGGAGTTGCGCGATCTACAGGGCACGCCGGATGAGGCGTTGTCGAATGCGGAGCTGATGCGGTCGGCATTGCCGGTGCTCCGTGCGGATTTTCTGATGTGCGGCGTCTATGTCTATCGGCGGCGACATCCGTTGTCGTGTCCCGTGCACGTCTTCGGCGGGGCCGACGACGAGACCAGCCGTGAATCGCTACAGGCCTGGCGGCAGGAAACGTCGGCGGAGTTCACGCTCGACGTGCTGCCGGGCCATCACTTCTTCATTCACACGCAGCAAGCCGAACTGCTCGGCCTGATCGGATCGGCCCTGGCCCGACGGTCGGGGCGATCGATTGGTTCGCATCGGAGCGAGGATCATGAGCGTATTCTCCGTCCAGCCACTCATTGA
- a CDS encoding MbtH family protein: protein MMVFDRDDVTFTVVINHEEQYSIWPTFKDIPKGWKAVGKTGSKKECLEHIEQVWTDMRPLSLRKFMDETAPQKSA, encoded by the coding sequence ATGATGGTGTTCGACAGAGACGACGTCACCTTCACCGTCGTTATCAATCACGAAGAGCAATACTCCATCTGGCCGACGTTCAAGGATATTCCGAAGGGCTGGAAAGCAGTGGGCAAGACGGGCAGCAAGAAGGAATGCCTCGAACACATCGAGCAAGTGTGGACCGACATGCGTCCGCTGAGCTTGCGAAAATTCATGGACGAGACGGCGCCGCAGAAGTCGGCTTAA
- a CDS encoding TonB-dependent receptor has product MTYQVAARNVVRAVSLGAVSYLALSLDFAGGPNAFAQNLPPVTVDAPSQQRARPAPRRSQTSTSRVQRRVAAPAPRRAEPVPYVTPSTGALGAPPPPYAGGQVATGSQLGFLGNRGVMNTPFNQVSYTAQLMQNQQARTVADVLFNDPSVRSKTPAGNGVDGLYIRGFYYDSGDYAMNGLYGMAPAYSTSANYLDRVEVLKGPGVMLGGMPPAGAIGGSINLVTKRAPDYDITQLTGVYISKSQFGAFIDVARRYGEHKEFGIRFNGGGRGGQTAIDRQTDELANAVLNMDYRGERARVSVDVGYQTENLSPPLRFLTFTTSPPFASTIPVPPVPRPGTNYMPDWATWKPRDSFAMARAEVDMTDWLTMYAAGGYHRSENNYQYVSPRITNAGGVVGNWSNPALKGFDIFDNYASEIGFRASGHTGPVHHLFTVNYSTFDRDYHSFGRSGGTVNSNLYNPLPVPLPNFTTVVQNLKTQTNMSSVGIADTMSIFGDRLQIVVGARRQAVGADSQNLLTTPPTTSHMDLPVWSPGYAVIVKPIENISLYANYIEGLKLPEVVAGGTTYSNVGEILPPGQTKQMEAGVKVDMGRITVTGSYFDITAPNATAVPVPGRPLPARRLVGEQRNRGVELYAFGEVAPWFRVLGGVTLIDGEVVSQTYAYPGGFTFNYNGKTPVGVSTVNVNIGAEWDTPYVNGLTLTGRVIYTSESYADDANLLVLPAWTRVDLGARYTFLSPWNGKPIVIRAAVENVFNEAYWNSYRTVSSAVSLGAPRTYLLSTTFNF; this is encoded by the coding sequence ATGACGTATCAAGTCGCTGCCAGAAATGTTGTGCGCGCTGTTTCGCTGGGAGCGGTGAGCTATCTTGCGCTCTCTCTGGATTTTGCCGGCGGCCCGAACGCATTCGCGCAGAATTTGCCACCCGTCACAGTCGATGCTCCAAGCCAGCAACGCGCGCGGCCCGCCCCACGGCGGTCGCAAACCTCGACATCGCGCGTGCAACGGCGCGTCGCCGCGCCGGCGCCGCGTCGGGCGGAGCCGGTGCCGTATGTGACGCCTTCAACTGGCGCGCTCGGTGCTCCGCCGCCACCCTATGCGGGAGGACAGGTTGCCACCGGATCCCAGCTCGGATTCCTCGGCAATCGCGGCGTCATGAACACGCCGTTCAATCAGGTCAGCTACACCGCGCAGCTCATGCAGAACCAGCAGGCGCGCACCGTAGCCGACGTCCTGTTCAACGATCCCTCGGTCCGGTCCAAGACCCCCGCCGGCAACGGCGTCGACGGCCTCTATATCAGAGGCTTCTATTACGACAGCGGCGACTACGCCATGAACGGCCTCTACGGCATGGCGCCGGCCTATTCGACTTCGGCCAACTATCTGGATCGAGTCGAGGTTCTGAAGGGGCCGGGTGTCATGCTCGGTGGTATGCCGCCTGCCGGCGCGATCGGAGGCAGCATTAACCTCGTGACGAAGCGGGCTCCTGACTACGACATCACGCAGCTCACTGGCGTGTACATTTCCAAGTCCCAGTTCGGGGCATTTATCGACGTGGCGCGCCGCTACGGCGAGCACAAGGAATTCGGAATCCGTTTCAACGGTGGCGGGCGGGGCGGACAGACTGCGATTGACCGGCAGACCGATGAGCTCGCCAACGCCGTGTTGAACATGGACTATCGCGGCGAGCGTGCACGCGTCTCCGTCGACGTCGGTTATCAGACCGAAAATCTCAGCCCGCCGCTGCGGTTCTTGACGTTCACGACCAGTCCGCCGTTTGCATCCACAATTCCGGTACCGCCCGTACCGAGGCCCGGCACCAATTATATGCCGGACTGGGCGACCTGGAAGCCGAGAGATTCTTTCGCGATGGCGCGCGCTGAAGTCGATATGACTGACTGGCTCACCATGTATGCCGCGGGTGGCTATCACAGGAGCGAGAACAACTACCAGTATGTATCGCCGCGTATCACGAACGCCGGCGGGGTGGTGGGAAACTGGTCAAATCCTGCTCTGAAGGGGTTCGACATCTTTGACAATTATGCGAGCGAGATCGGCTTTCGCGCTTCTGGTCACACCGGACCCGTCCACCACCTCTTTACCGTCAACTACTCGACCTTCGATCGCGACTACCATTCGTTCGGTCGGTCCGGCGGGACCGTCAATTCGAACCTATACAATCCGCTCCCGGTTCCTTTGCCGAACTTCACTACCGTCGTCCAGAATCTGAAAACCCAGACGAATATGAGCAGCGTCGGCATCGCCGATACGATGTCGATATTCGGCGACAGGCTGCAGATCGTCGTCGGAGCCCGGCGGCAGGCGGTAGGTGCCGATAGCCAGAACTTGCTGACCACTCCGCCTACCACTTCGCATATGGACCTTCCAGTCTGGAGCCCGGGCTACGCGGTCATTGTGAAGCCCATCGAGAATATTTCGCTTTATGCGAACTACATCGAGGGTCTCAAACTGCCGGAAGTCGTCGCCGGTGGTACGACGTATTCGAACGTCGGAGAGATCCTTCCGCCTGGCCAGACCAAGCAAATGGAGGCCGGCGTCAAGGTCGATATGGGCCGCATCACCGTTACGGGCAGCTATTTCGATATCACCGCCCCGAACGCGACGGCAGTTCCCGTGCCCGGACGGCCGCTGCCCGCAAGGAGGCTTGTCGGCGAGCAGCGCAATCGCGGCGTCGAACTGTATGCCTTCGGTGAGGTGGCGCCCTGGTTCCGGGTCCTCGGTGGCGTAACGCTCATCGACGGCGAAGTGGTATCGCAAACCTACGCTTATCCAGGAGGATTTACTTTCAACTACAATGGCAAAACGCCGGTGGGCGTATCGACGGTCAATGTCAATATCGGCGCCGAATGGGATACTCCCTATGTGAACGGTCTCACTCTGACGGGCAGGGTCATCTACACCAGCGAGAGTTACGCTGACGATGCGAACTTGCTGGTGCTTCCGGCGTGGACGCGGGTCGACCTCGGCGCGCGCTATACCTTCCTGTCCCCCTGGAACGGTAAGCCGATCGTCATTCGTGCCGCTGTCGAGAACGTTTTCAACGAGGCGTACTGGAACTCCTATCGCACGGTCAGCAGTGCCGTATCGCTCGGCGCCCCGCGCACCTATCTCTTGTCGACGACGTTCAACTTCTGA
- a CDS encoding amidohydrolase yields the protein MSLLEQDLAELVAWRRELHRKPELSGQEKETAQTVQAFLRAAGADKIITGLGGHGVAGIYDGSAPGPTIMLRAELDGLPIQETSAIPHRSEVPGKAHLCGHDGHMTILAAVARDLCRARPRCGRAVLLFQPAEEDGSGAAAVLADKKFQQVQPDFVFSLHNLPGLALGEVAIAEGLVNCASRGMQIALIGRTAHASNPELGVSPQGAMVRLLSEIPALGQGGELASEFSMVTVTHARLGEPAFGISPGHAELWLTLRTLTDAKMESVRLQVENLARRVAEDERLKAEIAYRDVFAHCMNAPEAVIHLKNALDEGIAHSACGLPLRGSEDFGLFNRDAKSAMFFLGAGVDHAGLHAPDYDFPDELIDVGSRVFIRVLRNLLS from the coding sequence ATGTCATTGCTCGAACAGGACCTGGCCGAATTGGTTGCCTGGCGTCGTGAGCTGCACCGCAAGCCGGAATTGTCGGGGCAGGAGAAGGAGACCGCGCAAACCGTACAGGCGTTTCTCAGGGCCGCCGGGGCTGACAAGATCATTACGGGATTAGGCGGGCATGGCGTGGCCGGGATCTATGACGGGAGTGCGCCCGGCCCGACGATCATGCTTCGGGCCGAACTGGACGGACTGCCGATTCAAGAGACGTCCGCGATTCCGCATCGCTCCGAGGTGCCGGGAAAAGCGCATCTCTGTGGCCATGACGGTCATATGACGATCCTGGCGGCCGTGGCGCGCGATCTCTGCCGAGCGCGTCCGCGCTGCGGGCGGGCCGTGTTGCTGTTCCAACCCGCTGAAGAGGATGGATCGGGCGCGGCCGCTGTGCTTGCCGACAAGAAATTTCAGCAGGTCCAGCCCGATTTTGTATTCTCCTTGCACAATCTGCCGGGCCTTGCGCTGGGCGAAGTTGCCATCGCAGAGGGCCTGGTCAATTGCGCCTCGCGCGGCATGCAGATCGCATTGATCGGCCGAACGGCGCACGCGTCGAATCCGGAACTCGGCGTTTCGCCGCAAGGAGCCATGGTCCGGCTGCTGAGCGAAATCCCTGCGCTGGGACAGGGCGGCGAGCTCGCTAGCGAATTCTCGATGGTCACGGTGACCCACGCGCGGCTGGGCGAGCCGGCGTTTGGAATCTCGCCGGGGCATGCCGAGCTGTGGTTGACGCTGAGAACGCTGACGGATGCCAAGATGGAAAGCGTCCGCTTGCAGGTTGAGAATTTGGCCCGGCGCGTTGCAGAAGACGAGCGGCTGAAAGCGGAGATCGCCTATCGCGACGTATTCGCTCACTGCATGAACGCGCCGGAGGCCGTCATTCATCTGAAGAACGCGCTTGACGAAGGCATCGCGCACTCCGCGTGCGGGCTGCCGCTGCGCGGCTCTGAGGATTTCGGTCTGTTCAACCGTGATGCGAAGTCTGCGATGTTTTTCCTGGGCGCGGGTGTGGATCATGCCGGCCTGCATGCGCCGGACTATGATTTTCCGGACGAGTTGATCGATGTCGGCTCGCGTGTCTTCATCCGCGTGCTGCGCAATCTGTTGAGTTGA
- a CDS encoding LysR family transcriptional regulator, whose protein sequence is MRFEGLDLNLLIALDAILEERSVMAASRRLHLSQPAMSAAVGRLRRYFNDEIFTISQRKLVPTPLAQSLERPTRDILLRIRANLISPPKFDPASSERRFRLVVSDYASIVLMHAVMKRVYRAAPRVCLEILPFGDRVDDQLQRGEVDFVVIPDTNLIDGHPSQHLFADEFCCVAWSGSRQIGRSISLGRYLQLGHITAQLGPIHGLSFDERALVQLGYKRRIEVIAPNFTAMAAMVIGTDRIATMHRRLAVIFARNFPLKLLRAPVRIPAFREALQWPASFHLDPALVWLREIITDVASEVDRTPAAQMKVG, encoded by the coding sequence ATGCGCTTCGAAGGCCTGGACCTCAATCTCCTGATCGCGCTGGATGCGATCCTCGAAGAACGCAGCGTTATGGCAGCCAGCCGGCGCCTTCATCTCAGCCAGCCGGCGATGAGCGCCGCCGTTGGCAGGTTGCGCCGATATTTCAACGACGAGATCTTCACGATTTCACAGCGGAAGTTGGTGCCGACGCCGCTGGCGCAGTCGCTGGAAAGACCGACGCGGGACATCCTGCTGCGCATCCGGGCAAATCTGATCTCGCCGCCGAAATTCGATCCGGCGAGTTCCGAGAGGCGCTTCCGGCTGGTCGTTTCCGATTATGCGAGCATCGTATTGATGCACGCCGTGATGAAGCGTGTTTATCGCGCGGCACCGCGGGTCTGCCTTGAAATTCTTCCCTTCGGTGATCGCGTCGACGACCAGCTTCAGCGCGGGGAGGTCGATTTCGTCGTGATCCCGGATACGAATCTCATCGATGGTCATCCTAGTCAGCATCTGTTTGCGGACGAATTCTGCTGCGTCGCCTGGAGCGGAAGCCGCCAGATCGGGCGCTCGATCTCGCTCGGCCGCTATCTTCAGCTCGGACATATAACGGCTCAGCTCGGGCCCATTCACGGGCTATCCTTCGATGAACGAGCGCTCGTCCAGTTGGGTTACAAACGCCGCATTGAGGTCATTGCCCCGAACTTCACCGCGATGGCAGCCATGGTGATCGGCACAGACCGCATTGCGACAATGCATCGCCGCCTCGCAGTGATCTTTGCGCGAAACTTTCCCCTGAAGCTGTTGCGTGCTCCGGTCCGCATTCCCGCCTTTCGAGAAGCCCTGCAATGGCCGGCGTCCTTTCACCTGGATCCCGCACTTGTGTGGTTGCGCGAGATAATCACCGACGTTGCGTCCGAAGTTGACCGGACGCCGGCCGCGCAGATGAAGGTTGGATAG
- a CDS encoding LLM class flavin-dependent oxidoreductase — protein MQAPNLGDGEALPSTVAAVFDEGHAFWLEAEKLGFEGIFFSEHHFGLSYSPSPNLLIAAISRHTTRLRLGTMGMVVPFYEPWRIVEELTMLDHLTNGRLEIGFAAGVPQELARIGLGMEEARERFNEALEILDAALARPVISHSGKYWKLENLSLMPNAFLQPSPPKWTTVVSTGSAEKSAQRRSKICTGFESVSRISEIFDVYRAEATRLGIPAGPDQLAIRRNISISRDAAQAREESQAAKAATLKVVAGDPRVAARSSSLLDAPRAGAGFSLHDDDYIAGTPAQVAEQVIDQCRKCGAGHFLAMLGRSITARRRETLALFGEEVIPQLRRAEIG, from the coding sequence ATGCAGGCCCCGAATCTGGGCGATGGGGAGGCCCTGCCCAGCACGGTGGCTGCCGTGTTCGACGAAGGTCACGCGTTTTGGCTCGAAGCCGAAAAGCTTGGGTTCGAAGGAATATTCTTCAGCGAACATCACTTCGGTCTCTCCTATAGTCCCTCTCCCAACCTCCTGATCGCAGCTATTTCCCGTCACACCACCCGGCTGCGCCTGGGGACGATGGGAATGGTCGTGCCGTTTTACGAGCCGTGGCGCATCGTCGAAGAACTGACGATGCTCGACCACCTGACGAACGGGCGCCTCGAGATCGGCTTTGCAGCCGGCGTGCCGCAGGAACTCGCACGGATCGGCCTGGGGATGGAGGAGGCGCGCGAGCGCTTCAACGAGGCGCTGGAAATACTCGATGCCGCCCTCGCGAGGCCGGTCATCAGCCACAGCGGCAAGTACTGGAAGCTGGAAAACCTGAGCCTGATGCCGAACGCCTTCCTGCAGCCTTCTCCGCCGAAATGGACAACTGTTGTAAGCACCGGATCCGCGGAGAAATCCGCCCAACGGCGGTCCAAGATCTGCACCGGCTTCGAATCCGTCTCCCGCATATCGGAAATCTTTGACGTGTATCGCGCGGAGGCTACCCGATTGGGAATTCCGGCAGGGCCCGATCAGCTCGCAATCCGGCGCAATATCTCGATTTCACGCGATGCGGCTCAGGCGCGCGAAGAATCCCAGGCCGCGAAGGCGGCGACGCTGAAGGTTGTGGCTGGCGATCCGCGCGTTGCCGCGCGCTCATCCTCGTTGCTCGATGCACCGAGGGCTGGGGCCGGATTTTCGTTGCATGACGACGACTACATCGCCGGCACGCCGGCGCAGGTCGCCGAACAAGTCATCGATCAATGCCGCAAGTGCGGCGCGGGCCATTTTCTCGCGATGCTGGGGCGGAGCATTACGGCGCGTCGCCGCGAGACGCTCGCGCTCTTTGGCGAGGAGGTAATCCCGCAACTGCGGCGCGCCGAGATCGGCTGA
- a CDS encoding NADPH-dependent FMN reductase yields the protein MIQEKPLILGLGGTPRHGSSSERALAISLKAAENEGARTLLLSGAELLLPMYMPGQQQSGQASRLVAALRECHGIIISSPAYHGSISGLIKNALDYAEELRADARAYLDGIPVGCIACAAGWQAVGQTLAALRTVAHSLRGWPTPLGAVLNTSSTLFDAEGNCTDAAIKRQLETVGQQVVDFVRMQSRGRAIAHSLSTDTTVHP from the coding sequence ATGATTCAGGAGAAGCCGCTCATTCTCGGGTTAGGAGGAACCCCGCGGCACGGGTCATCATCAGAACGCGCGCTCGCGATCAGCCTCAAGGCAGCCGAGAATGAAGGCGCAAGGACACTTCTTCTCTCCGGAGCAGAACTGCTTCTGCCGATGTATATGCCCGGACAGCAGCAGTCAGGTCAGGCTTCGCGTCTCGTCGCCGCGCTTCGTGAATGCCACGGCATTATCATCTCGTCGCCTGCCTATCACGGCTCGATATCCGGATTGATCAAGAATGCTCTCGACTACGCCGAAGAGCTGAGAGCGGATGCACGCGCATATCTGGATGGAATTCCCGTCGGCTGCATTGCTTGCGCTGCCGGGTGGCAGGCAGTCGGGCAAACGTTGGCGGCGCTTCGGACGGTTGCTCATTCGCTCCGAGGTTGGCCTACGCCGCTTGGTGCAGTGCTGAACACATCGAGCACGCTGTTCGACGCCGAAGGCAATTGCACCGATGCGGCGATCAAACGCCAGCTTGAGACGGTGGGGCAGCAGGTCGTCGATTTCGTACGCATGCAATCTCGCGGCAGAGCGATAGCGCACTCCCTTTCGACAGACACGACGGTCCACCCGTAG
- a CDS encoding IS1182 family transposase, whose translation MADEGLFGELPEQVKPRAGAEPRGAPRLREPMREQIELRAVDIESLIGQEHPARVIWGYVEGLDLSELEDRVKARENTPGHPPPSPRLLLALWLYATSDGVGSARALARLCENHDVYRWLCGGVSMNYHTLSDFRVGCADLLDRLLSEHLAALSKAGLVDLEKLTQDGVRIRANAGTGSFRREATLDRQMAQAQAIVEELKREVDADPEASNRRIRAARERAARERSERVQAAQAALAEIKRKRKQLDEKGGNGKKPKEPRASTTDPQARVMKMADAGFRPAYNVQVASAAGELIVVTVDVDNNGSDRGLMRPMLERTRSLLGCFPRRHLVDGGFCSAEDIEWAHGKGVDVYCPPTQSRSGIDPYLPRPGDSPGVLAWRARMASEDGKAQYRARTICECIHARWRNWDLRQLTVRGIDKVRAVVLWFALTNNILQGHRLAKT comes from the coding sequence ATGGCTGACGAAGGGCTCTTTGGAGAATTGCCGGAACAGGTAAAGCCCCGAGCGGGTGCGGAGCCGCGTGGAGCGCCGCGACTGCGCGAGCCAATGCGCGAGCAGATCGAACTTCGCGCTGTGGATATCGAGAGCCTGATCGGGCAAGAGCATCCGGCGCGCGTGATCTGGGGCTATGTTGAGGGGCTGGACCTGAGCGAGCTTGAGGATCGGGTCAAGGCGCGGGAGAATACGCCCGGCCATCCGCCGCCATCGCCACGACTGCTGCTGGCTCTTTGGCTTTACGCCACGAGCGATGGCGTGGGCAGCGCGCGTGCCTTGGCCCGCCTCTGCGAGAACCATGACGTCTATCGCTGGCTCTGTGGCGGGGTGTCGATGAACTATCACACGCTGTCGGACTTCCGGGTCGGTTGTGCCGACCTGCTCGACCGGTTGCTGAGCGAGCATCTGGCGGCGCTGAGCAAGGCGGGGCTGGTCGATCTGGAGAAGTTGACCCAAGACGGGGTGCGGATACGGGCCAATGCGGGGACCGGATCGTTCCGGCGCGAGGCGACGCTGGATCGGCAGATGGCGCAGGCCCAGGCGATAGTGGAGGAGCTGAAGCGCGAGGTCGATGCGGATCCGGAAGCCAGCAATCGGCGCATCCGGGCCGCCAGGGAGCGCGCGGCGCGCGAACGCAGCGAGCGCGTACAGGCTGCGCAAGCGGCGCTGGCCGAGATCAAGCGCAAGCGAAAGCAACTCGACGAGAAGGGCGGCAATGGCAAAAAGCCGAAGGAACCGCGGGCCTCTACCACAGACCCGCAGGCACGGGTGATGAAGATGGCGGATGCCGGCTTCCGTCCAGCCTACAACGTGCAGGTGGCCAGTGCAGCGGGCGAGCTGATCGTGGTCACGGTCGATGTCGATAACAATGGATCGGATCGCGGCCTGATGCGGCCGATGCTGGAACGAACGCGCTCACTGCTGGGCTGCTTTCCCCGCCGCCACCTCGTCGATGGCGGGTTCTGCAGCGCCGAGGACATCGAGTGGGCGCATGGCAAAGGCGTTGACGTCTACTGCCCACCAACACAATCCAGGAGTGGCATCGATCCTTATTTGCCCCGGCCCGGCGACAGCCCGGGCGTGTTGGCCTGGCGTGCCCGCATGGCCAGCGAAGATGGCAAGGCGCAGTACCGAGCCCGCACGATCTGCGAATGCATCCATGCCCGCTGGCGCAACTGGGACCTGCGGCAATTGACCGTCCGCGGCATCGACAAGGTCCGCGCCGTCGTGCTCTGGTTCGCGCTCACCAACAACATCTTGCAGGGCCACCGTCTCGCCAAAACCTAG
- a CDS encoding alpha/beta fold hydrolase: MVFETIRLEIDAVDTVVKTIGTGPAVLALHGAATIEGQEWARGLADRFRVYLPFHPGFGESGPAPHICGMQDLIIHNLRLIAALGLDRPHLVGHSMGGWMAAEMAAVAGERFARLVLNAPAGLNHPDHRGTDLSKVAPQDLPRYLAHRAEVAAQYFPGGSLAPPPEQFVAAREKEAKALSNIQKAHGMGHPNLGRWLSRIPNETLIVWGNRDRVALASQAELWASAIPKSRTYVVPGVGHFAMQEDPTCVGAIGDFLAGGK; encoded by the coding sequence GTGGTATTCGAAACGATAAGGCTCGAAATCGACGCCGTGGACACGGTCGTAAAGACCATCGGAACGGGCCCGGCCGTCCTGGCGCTGCACGGAGCGGCGACGATCGAGGGGCAGGAATGGGCGCGCGGTTTGGCCGACAGGTTTCGAGTCTATCTGCCGTTTCACCCCGGCTTCGGCGAAAGCGGACCTGCGCCGCATATTTGCGGGATGCAGGACTTGATCATCCACAATTTGCGGCTCATCGCAGCATTGGGGCTGGATCGGCCGCACCTCGTGGGTCATTCGATGGGCGGCTGGATGGCAGCAGAAATGGCTGCGGTCGCCGGCGAACGTTTTGCGCGCCTGGTGCTGAACGCGCCTGCCGGGCTCAACCACCCCGATCATCGCGGCACCGACCTCAGTAAAGTCGCTCCGCAAGATTTGCCTCGCTACCTGGCGCACCGTGCGGAAGTCGCGGCCCAATACTTTCCCGGAGGCTCGCTTGCGCCGCCGCCAGAACAGTTCGTTGCGGCAAGGGAAAAGGAAGCCAAGGCGCTAAGCAATATTCAGAAGGCGCACGGCATGGGACACCCAAATCTCGGTCGGTGGTTAAGCCGGATACCCAACGAAACGCTGATCGTGTGGGGCAATCGAGACAGGGTCGCACTTGCCAGTCAGGCAGAACTCTGGGCGAGCGCGATCCCAAAATCGCGCACTTATGTCGTGCCCGGCGTTGGGCACTTCGCCATGCAGGAAGACCCCACCTGTGTCGGGGCGATCGGCGATTTTCTCGCGGGTGGAAAGTGA
- a CDS encoding Bug family tripartite tricarboxylate transporter substrate binding protein: protein MRAIVIALALTAGLISTSLAQTSAQTWPTQSIRLIVNFPAGGAADQLARLIGQPLSETFGQSVVIENRGGAGGNLGGEFVARSAPDGYTLLMSSGGMVAINPHLYAKMPFDPAKDIIPVASVARVPFYLVIRADSPVRDFKGFIADLKANPEKRNFGSPGIGSSPHLAAEMLKGMTGTSAVHVPYRGAAPALNDLLGGQLDFLFDPGIAIEHVKAGKLRALAIGSPQRSPQLPDVPTLDELGLTGFDADAVFGIYAPAGTSPDIVARLNKEINRSLAIAALNERIATLGNIAAPMSPEEFKERSRKDSDRFGAIIRERGIRAAN from the coding sequence ATGAGAGCCATTGTGATCGCGCTCGCCCTCACCGCGGGCCTGATATCTACTTCGCTGGCACAGACTTCGGCACAGACCTGGCCCACCCAGTCCATCCGTCTCATCGTCAATTTTCCTGCGGGAGGCGCAGCAGATCAGCTCGCGCGTCTCATAGGCCAGCCTCTCAGCGAAACTTTCGGCCAGTCCGTCGTGATCGAAAACAGAGGAGGCGCTGGCGGAAATCTCGGCGGGGAATTCGTGGCGAGGTCCGCGCCGGATGGCTACACTTTGCTGATGTCTTCGGGCGGGATGGTGGCGATCAATCCCCATCTGTATGCCAAGATGCCATTCGACCCCGCGAAGGACATCATCCCCGTCGCTTCCGTCGCACGCGTCCCCTTCTATCTCGTCATTCGCGCTGACAGTCCGGTGCGGGATTTCAAGGGATTCATTGCCGACCTGAAGGCCAATCCGGAAAAGCGGAATTTCGGATCGCCCGGTATCGGCAGTTCTCCCCATCTTGCGGCAGAAATGTTGAAAGGCATGACCGGCACGAGCGCAGTACACGTGCCTTACCGCGGCGCCGCGCCTGCGCTCAATGACCTCCTCGGGGGTCAACTCGACTTCCTGTTCGACCCGGGCATTGCCATCGAGCACGTCAAAGCCGGCAAGCTGCGCGCGCTTGCGATCGGAAGCCCGCAGCGATCGCCGCAACTTCCTGATGTACCCACGCTCGACGAACTCGGCCTTACCGGCTTTGACGCGGACGCCGTATTCGGCATCTATGCGCCAGCCGGAACCTCACCCGATATTGTCGCGCGCCTGAACAAGGAAATTAATCGATCGCTTGCAATTGCCGCGCTGAACGAACGCATCGCGACCCTCGGAAACATAGCTGCACCGATGTCTCCGGAAGAGTTCAAGGAAAGGTCCCGCAAGGACTCCGATCGGTTCGGCGCGATCATACGTGAACGGGGCATCCGCGCCGCGAACTAG
- a CDS encoding SRPBCC family protein: MFAPHSWPEWLAASQKIEGPNQPLKLSQTFREKWQTRRGTIELHWTVTESNRPSTWTCKADTDFIGPIVIRYTFADEKGHTRYTRELTNPDRPSEPTDDQLLRMDEEARIGLGNIKKQVEWRFAARRVSPYPC; this comes from the coding sequence ATGTTTGCACCGCATTCCTGGCCCGAATGGCTGGCCGCATCGCAGAAGATCGAGGGGCCAAATCAGCCGTTAAAACTCAGCCAAACTTTTCGCGAGAAGTGGCAGACGCGGCGTGGCACGATCGAGCTGCATTGGACGGTGACCGAGAGCAACCGTCCGAGCACATGGACGTGCAAGGCCGATACCGATTTCATCGGTCCGATCGTCATCCGCTACACGTTTGCAGATGAGAAAGGCCACACTCGCTATACGCGGGAGCTCACCAATCCCGATCGGCCATCCGAGCCGACCGATGACCAGCTCCTGCGCATGGACGAGGAAGCCCGGATCGGGCTCGGCAATATCAAGAAACAGGTCGAGTGGCGTTTCGCCGCCCGCCGTGTCAGCCCCTATCCGTGCTGA